The Bos taurus isolate L1 Dominette 01449 registration number 42190680 breed Hereford chromosome 18, ARS-UCD2.0, whole genome shotgun sequence genome has a window encoding:
- the LOC112442216 gene encoding vomeronasal type-1 receptor 4-like — MSQIYMSHSALRNHCCHHLKGSTLNDTTAPSQLAIGIIFFLQTVVGIWGNFSLLYHYLFLYHTQCRLRVTDLIGKHLIIANILLILSKGVPQTITTLRLKHFASDFACKLILYVERVGRSMSIGTTCLLSVFQTIMISPMNSCWKNLKVKAPKYIAFSISFCWIQCMFVNLIFPLYALYVSEKWHSTNMTNTRDSGYCVATDLENISGSIYTALIVFPEVSFSVLIFWASGSMILTLYRHSRQVQYIHKASVSPRPSAESRATQSILLLASTFMCFHTLSCIFNITLALFHNPSWWLVDTAALISMFFPFISPFLLMSRDSIVSSLCFLYMKNSVSPNLIRKM, encoded by the coding sequence ATGTCACAAATTTATATGAGCCATTCTGCTCTGAGGAATCACTGTTGCCATCATTTAAAGGGAAGTACCTTGAATGACACCACAGCTCCCAGCCAACTGGCCATAGGAATAATCTTCTTCTTACAGACTGTGGTTGGAATCTGGGGCAATTTCTCCCTTCTGTACCATTACCTCTTTCTTTACCACACTCAGTGTAGGTTGAGGGTCACAGACTTGATTGGCAAGCACCTGATTATAGCCAACATATTGCTCATTCTCTCAAAAGGAGTCCCTCAGACAATTACAACTTTGAGGTTGAAACATTTTGCCAGTGATTTTGCCTGCAAACTTATTCTGTATGTTGAGAGAGTGGGCAGGAGTATGTCCATTGGCACAACCTGCCTCTTGAGTGTGTTTCAGACCatcatgatcagccccatgaacTCCTGTTGGAAGAATCTTAAAGTCAAAGCCCCGAAgtacattgccttctccatttccttctgctgGATCCAGTGCATGTTTGTAAATCTCATTTTTCCTCTGTATGCATTATATGTTTCTGAAAAATGGCACAGCACAAACATGACAAATACAAGAGATTCAGGGTACTGTGTTGCCACAGATCTTGAGAACATCTCAGGCTCAATATATACAGCTTTGATAGTGTTCCCTGAAGTTTCATTTTCTGTGCTCATCTTCTGGGCCAGTGGCTCCATGATTCTCACCCTGTACAGACACAGTCGGCAAGTCCAGTATATTCACAAGGCTAGTGTGTCTCCCAGACCCTCCGCTGAGTCCAGAGCCACCCAAAGCATCCTACTCTTGGCGAGCACCTTCATGTGTTTCCATACCCTGTCCTGCATCTTTAACATTACTCTTGCTCTTTTTCATAATCCCAGTTGGTGGTTAGTGGATACAGCTGCCCTGATTTCTATGTTTTTTCCCTTTATCAGCCCCTTTCTACTCATGAGCCGTGACTCCATTGTATCCAGTCTCTGTTTTCTGTACATGAAGAACTCAGTATCACCTAATCttatcagaaaaatgtaa